One region of Scomber scombrus chromosome 10, fScoSco1.1, whole genome shotgun sequence genomic DNA includes:
- the LOC133987585 gene encoding kazrin-A-like, with protein MSQWRAGTVQAWLEVVMAMPMYIRACSENVKSGKVLLGLTDEDLELGLGVSSLMHRRKLRLAIEDYRDAENGRGLSKAADMDHHWVAKAWLSDVGLPQYSQAFHTHLIDGRMLNSLTRRDLERHLNVTKKFHQVSLLLGIELLHLLSFDKEALQARRVQCEHQNIDPLVWTSHRVIKWIRDIDLKEFAESLLNSGVHGAVMVLDPTFNTDAMATVLGIPNNKHMVRRHLVEEMKTLICSARTDAKQDYERLGQGTPPTLLRQNSLGRPPSSTSRHTDDEGSLRRRAVKPPTGFSPKARSGRDLSCHSSYGSLPREGRDHTPPRAEGSPIRGYTSIEVTNV; from the exons ATGTCCCAGTGGAGGGCGGGCACTGTGCAGGCCTGGCTTGAAGTTGTCATGGCAATGCCCATGTACATCCGCGCCTGCTCGGAAAATGTCAAGAGTGGCAAG GTTTTACTGGGGTTGACGGATGAGGACCTGGAGCTGGGTTTAGGTGTCAGCAGTTTAATGCATCGCCGTAAACTCCGCCTTGCCATCGAGGATTACAGAGATGCTGAGAATGGCAGAGG GTTGTCCAAGGCTGCAGATATGGATCACCATTGGGTGGCTAAAGCCTGGCTAAGTGACGTGGGCTTGCCTCAGTACTCTCAAGCTTTTCACACACACCTGATTGACGGCCGCATGCTGAACTCTCTGACACGTCGCGACCTTGAACGCCACCTCAATGTCACCAAAAAGTTCCACCAGGTCAGCTTGCTACTGGGCATCGAACTGCTACACTTGCTCAGTTTCGACAAGGAG GCACTCCAGGCTCGCCGGGTACAATGTGAGCACCAGAACATAGATCCACTGGTATGGACCTCTCATCGAGTCATCAAATGGATCAGAGATATTGACCTCaag GAGTTTGCTGAAAGCCTCTTAAACAGTGGAGTTCATGGTGCTGTCATGGTGCTTGACCCGACTTTTAACACTGACGCCATGGCGACAGTGCTGGGGATCcccaacaacaaacacatggtTCGCAGACACCTTGTGGAGGAGATGAAAACCCTGATTTGCTCAGCCAG GACAGATGCCAAACAGGACTATGAACGTCTAGGCCAGGGAACACCACCAACCCTGCTTCGGCAGAACTCCCTGGGCAGGCCGCCCAGCTCAACCAGCCGGCACACTGATGATGAAGGCTCACTGAGAAGAAGGGCTGTCAAG CCTCCAACAGGCTTCAGCCCCAAAGCTCGCAGCGGGCGGGACTTGAGTTGCCATAGCAGCTACGGCTCCCTGCCACGGGAAGGTCGAGACCATACTCCGCCCAGAGCAGAGGGAAGCCCTATCCGCGGTTACACCAGCATCGAGGTCACCAACGTGTGA